A single region of the Gammaproteobacteria bacterium genome encodes:
- a CDS encoding leucyl aminopeptidase, with protein sequence MEFAVKQASITNTKSHCLIVAIGDSGKLPANTAALDDACGKIISKVISQGDIKGKSGETLWLHQPEGVSCPRILLVGTGKDSERNDAAFNKLMNKICAALKTSGASQAHCFIEDFLPQNRDVNWSVRQATLLASNSQYRFDQLKSKKNDDKPNLSKIIWALSDADSVKSAEAAVSQGAAIAKGITLTRDLGNLPGNICTPTYLETQAESMASNYAKISTKVLQENDMAQLGMGSLLSVSRGSRQPAKLIIMHYNGGAKDDKPIVLVGKGLTFDSGGISIKPGPQMDEMKYDMCGGASVFGTLTAIAEMALPINVIGVVPASENMPDGDANKPGDIVTSLSGQTIEILNTDAEGRLILCDALTYVERFDPAVVIDIATLTGACVIALGKHASGLFSNDEALSTEIQQAGHETFDRVWPMPLWDDYQDQLDSNFADMANVGGREAGSVTAACFLARYTKKFKWAHLDIAGTAWVGGGEKGATGRPVALLTQFVLNRCAK encoded by the coding sequence ATGGAATTTGCTGTTAAACAAGCAAGCATCACCAATACAAAATCGCACTGTTTGATCGTGGCCATCGGCGACAGTGGAAAACTGCCTGCCAATACCGCTGCACTGGATGACGCCTGCGGCAAAATTATCAGCAAAGTCATTTCCCAGGGCGACATCAAAGGTAAAAGTGGCGAAACTCTGTGGCTGCACCAACCCGAAGGCGTCAGCTGCCCGCGCATTCTGCTGGTCGGCACCGGCAAAGACAGCGAGCGCAACGACGCCGCGTTCAACAAACTGATGAACAAAATATGCGCAGCCCTCAAAACCAGTGGCGCCAGCCAGGCACACTGCTTCATCGAAGACTTTCTGCCGCAAAATCGCGATGTGAACTGGAGCGTCCGCCAGGCCACACTGCTGGCCAGCAACAGCCAATACCGTTTTGACCAACTCAAAAGCAAGAAAAACGACGACAAACCCAATCTCAGCAAAATCATCTGGGCACTGAGCGATGCCGACAGCGTCAAATCTGCCGAAGCCGCCGTCAGCCAGGGTGCAGCTATTGCCAAAGGTATTACCCTGACCCGTGATCTGGGCAACTTGCCGGGCAACATCTGCACTCCGACTTACCTGGAAACCCAGGCCGAATCCATGGCCAGCAACTATGCCAAAATCTCCACCAAGGTTCTGCAGGAAAATGACATGGCGCAGTTGGGCATGGGCTCGCTGCTGTCAGTATCCCGTGGCAGTCGCCAGCCGGCCAAGCTGATCATCATGCACTACAACGGCGGTGCCAAAGACGACAAACCCATCGTCCTGGTCGGCAAAGGTCTGACCTTTGACTCCGGCGGCATTTCCATCAAGCCCGGCCCGCAGATGGATGAAATGAAATACGACATGTGCGGCGGTGCCAGCGTGTTCGGCACGTTGACGGCCATCGCCGAAATGGCCCTGCCGATCAACGTGATCGGTGTCGTACCCGCCTCGGAAAACATGCCCGACGGCGATGCCAACAAACCTGGCGACATCGTCACCAGCCTGTCCGGTCAAACCATTGAAATCCTCAACACCGACGCCGAAGGTCGCCTGATCCTGTGCGATGCGCTCACCTACGTCGAGCGCTTTGACCCGGCAGTAGTCATCGATATCGCCACCCTCACCGGCGCTTGCGTTATCGCGCTGGGCAAGCATGCCAGCGGTCTGTTCAGCAATGATGAGGCGCTAAGCACCGAGATTCAGCAAGCCGGCCATGAAACCTTCGACCGAGTCTGGCCTATGCCATTGTGGGACGATTACCAGGATCAACTGGACAGCAACTTCGCCGACATGGCCAATGTCGGTGGTCGTGAAGCGGGAAGCGTCACCGCCGCCTGCTTCCTGGCCCGCTACACCAAGAAATTCAAATGGGCCCACCTGGACATCGCCGGCACAGCCTGGGTCGGTGGCGGCGAAAAAGGCGCAACCGGTCGACCTGTCGCCTTGTTGACACAATTTGTGCTCAATCGTTGCGCAAAGTAG
- a CDS encoding DNA polymerase III subunit chi, with protein MARIDFYILAGSSPQNRERFACRLAEKAYKSGVPTFLRTENAHQSQRLDDLLWTFRPGSFVPHGLAPQATPTPVHIGEQAENDPRADTLVINLCQTPFSPSPTTARIAELVDDDPQQRQLARDRFRAYRAQGHEVNTHEVRADR; from the coding sequence ATGGCGCGTATCGATTTCTACATTCTGGCAGGCTCGTCCCCGCAAAACCGGGAACGCTTCGCCTGTCGCCTTGCAGAAAAAGCCTATAAGAGCGGTGTGCCGACCTTTCTGCGCACCGAGAACGCCCATCAAAGTCAGCGCCTGGACGATTTATTGTGGACATTTCGTCCGGGCAGCTTTGTGCCGCACGGTCTTGCGCCGCAGGCCACCCCGACACCCGTCCACATCGGCGAACAGGCAGAAAACGACCCACGCGCCGACACCCTGGTCATTAATCTTTGCCAAACACCGTTCAGCCCATCACCAACCACCGCGCGCATAGCCGAACTGGTTGACGATGATCCGCAGCAACGGCAACTGGCCAGAGACCGTTTTCGCGCCTATCGCGCCCAAGGGCACGAAGTCAACACTCACGAAGTACGAGCAGACAGGTAA